Genomic DNA from Misgurnus anguillicaudatus chromosome 18, ASM2758022v2, whole genome shotgun sequence:
GTTGTAGAGACCATTTGAACTCTCGAGCTCCATCCACCAGGAAactttatatattaaaatgGAGGGTTTTCCAACTCTGGGGTATAGTTATAGACATATAGATCAAGTTAACTGTCCAGTGGTTTCAATTCTGGAGTTTCCTCAACACTGTTTGACTCTAGACTTTACTTCAAAGGTTACCATGTGGCTATTTTAGCCTTTCACATACCACATACCCTATAATTTTAAGTTTCCTGTGTGGCGCTTTGAGAATGAGGCCTCCGTCTATTGTGTACCCTGGAACTTGGCACTAGTTTTAGAAGAGCTTTCATTTGAACCTTCGAACCTTTACAGTCAGCTTCGGACAAACATATCCCTTAAGCTGATGGGAACCTTTTGTTCACCATTACCTCTCTTATATTATGGCATAGTGGGCATTGTCGTTCCAAAAGTGTCATTTCATGATGCAGCGTTGAAGTTCTTTCAAAAGGGAACGTGTCAGTTACGTAGGTAAGCATGGTTCTCTGAGAAAGGGAACGCTTGTCTCATGTTTCAAAGCTAATTAAGCAATATcactcgagtaggagtgtgatatagctctatatcatcaaggctgtgattaggccagaggcacgaggccagaggcacgaggccgtaggccgtgtgccggaggcaatcacagccgtgatgatatagagccacaccacacgactccgagagcgacattgcttttatacaacagttcgacggcacacgtttgaaaaacgaaaactagaaaacaacaacagagttattttaaaaggctctttgtttgagaactacttcttctgccacggatttgagggcggccagaatgacaggtaacactttcgtttgctttgaatctcataacaactcaatggatggaaaagccgtttctttatattaacgtttcttggtcacaaagtgtagttttaagattagttcagtcgagaatgtatatgtattatatttaaatctgcagtcgataagtaaagatagcgcctgtttgaacacTTGCTTAGTAAGATTCGgaacgaatgagaaccaaagcatgagcggacgtcagtgttcactcgccccgctgaccaccgccctctctgggctacatctctgacagggattccctggctctcatgttagccttgtttgtttttgatcgtcaaaatgagatcaaatcagcagtatttggtgtcatgatcaaactactacttgtttttttattcatatttagtgtcttttgtgttgttattgttttggcgcgaggtaaaagttaataaaactatacttgtataacgctgctattgctttcccatttactcttaacgcgatacgagcactcgattattattaaactttgttcttgtcagtactatataaaatggttttttataagtgtcagagagatgcatgctgcttataaatatatcagtgacaatatctcataacatgttttaatagtcacgtcacgataaagtaaatgatcaatgtccacatttaaaagctgcggtgcttacctgcagttccacggtgttttcgagTTCTgagaagagatatagctccagaaaaaaaattgtttacattattctttccaagtgttaatcgtccacacgatgtgacaagacataacttccattaagtttaacgtaacatccaagagcgctgatctttgacggaataataacttccgattgggattcacacactgattcacgagctagtgaactaatgagacacacggagagtgattcaaaacagcgtgtttgtgtgtgtccgtgtgtgggcagtttttccattcagagatgagcctgtttagaggacctcctttcactaggtggcggaattaTACAAAAGGTGAAGcagttactgtgccgttatcagtagaatattgcacgcctcttagccaatcagattcgaggaccagaaagaactgttgtataatatgcTATATTTACTCTTCTATTTTTTACCTACCAGGTCCGCTGTCACTTTTGACGTCAATACTCCTCACCTTTATAATGGCTTTGTATAGTTGTACAAAAATTTAACATGAGCCCATGCTGCTGGCATGTTACCAAAGTGTCACTTCAtgacgcagcatctcgttcccatTCTCAGGGAATCATGGTTACATACGTAACGGAGACGTTTTATTTAAGTAAGACAGCCCAAGACCTGTTGAATATCTTAagtataaaaatacatttgggGTGCATGTATGTCAGGAACTGGACACGAACCCAGGCGCAGACAGTTTAACAgacttttatttaaacaaaaaaaaaaagaaaacaaaacccacaagGGGGCAAACACGCTAGGcaaacaaaacactaaacagaCTTGACTTAACACTAAAAAGACTTGACtgaataatatatttaacaAGTATTTAACAGACAGGATAAGTACAAAACAAAcgagcacaggacagcaaacacaagggcattaaataggggagcaaatcaagaggggaacatgTGACATGAATCAAATAATAATGAGGTGATTAACGAGGAGACGAGGGGGTGGGGTGATAGACGAGACAAGCAAAGCACATGGCCTGACAAACAAAGCCACATGCTTTGACAAAACATGGTCCAGTCGGTGGCGGTAATGCTCCTATAAGTTGGTTGCCAACCGCCAGTTAAACactaaagaagaagaagaagaagaagacaaaacatggtactgccagaaccctagccgtttctcaatgtcaaggaaggatcctcggaagctagaatttcgaggatgctacgtcatcgacgtccgtcgaaggactgttccaatgttgaggatcctcgaaatttcagccaaggactgagtccttcgttcgagaaatatcccatatacaggaaaggatgcaaatttgtatccttcgcgctcttcacgcgctgaaatcacccacaatcctatgcgcacagcaccgaaagcacacctttcaatcacgcaatgacgtaatgacgtgcacttgttagcctgttccatttaacgtgttctccgaatgcttaaaaggagccttGCCTCGCCTCtcaaggaagtgacttgtaaggactagtcctgcccaggaagtatccttgacattgagaaacggctcctGTCTCACGAAGCTAGAAACTATGACAAGAGTCCAGACAGAATCCTGACACATGTATATCTGAATAGTCTTTGTCTGTCTTTGTATAGGAACTGCTGGGCGAGCTGCATTTAGAAGTAATGGTTGAGTATGTGAGGCAAATGATGAAGAGAAAACTGAAGCTGAAAGGGAAGAAACAGGAGGAAGCCGCTGAGTTCATGTGCCAAGACAGCAGAAGAATCTGCTCTATGTTTGCCAATACAGTGAGAGAACAACCACACATGCAGACATCATATGTTAAACGTTGGCAGCTGGTAACTTCTCttccaaggggcgcaaattcaaaatagtgtgttatgtgtgttacttgtgttttcaaaatatgtgtttgttgcgtcatgtgaaccatgtgcatcgcgtgttttgtcaaaataagtgcctgctgcatacgcgtcaaaatgttttatgataaaagagacgctcatgttcacaaattacacacaagacactaacctaacactaaactctgattacataTGTacagattaagcgagtatctggcaaacgcgagtgtcACTTTTATCAGAGGGGCTTTAGACGCtttagcaggcacttattttgacaagacacgtgatgcacataggttcactcgacgcgcagaacacatattttgaaatgatgaaccacacacacgattggctaaatacatgttgtgatgagcttTGCATCatgtgccctcgaaaaagagGTAACCGGCCAACACTGATGTTGAATATGGAAATGTTTATCCTATAGTACTagttagaaaaaaatattcactttATCGCAATTCCAATGaagtttaattttttgtttCCAAGCATATACTATATTGTGGGAAAAACATCTTCCATGcttcacaatgccatagaagaacaatTTTTGTCTAAATGATTCTAGAACCTtcaacatctgaagaaccttttggtgaaaaaaggttctCCAGATTACAAAAAGGTAAGAAAAAATAGTCCTTTAAAGACCTcagactgaatggttctttgaggaaccaaaaatcgTTCTTCTATGGctatgaagcacctttatttttaagagtgtatatgTTAATTTTACAGACATTTCCATTAACCTCCAAAGCACAACTCAATAAAGTGCAAATTCAAAACACAGCAAACAGCAAATTCCACATTGCAGTATGTTTAGAGTGCAGTATGTTTATGtacttttctaaataaattgttAATCGCTTGTCAAGGGGTCCAATGAGAGATGGCTTTCTGAAATACTGCCAAGATTATCTGAAATCTTGAGACTTCAAGACCCTGGGAGCCTGAAACTTGAGATAGTTGCACTAGCAAGAATCTATCCTGACCTAAGGTATACGTTTATTATATCATTTTCACATCACAACTGCATGTCTCCAGATGATAATAGATGTTTATAGTTCTAGTTGGCATAATAACTATAAACATCACAACCCCTAAATACTTAAACTTAAATATTCAAATCGTTAACGTCTCTAACCCTTTTAGGCATAATAGGCTTTAGTCATTATGTTTAAGAATTGTAAGATGCTTGCTTCATTAATCATATTTTGTTTTCATTCTCTGCTAGTGAGCAACATGTTGTTGCTGTCTTAACCCTGAAAAGCAACCTATCAAGCTCGGATGTGTGTGGGATCAAAGATTGTTTGCGTGATAACAGGGAGACACAGGACGATCAGTCCTCACCATCTTTCTTTTCCAAAGTAATTGTGAAAAAGAATATCTTTTAAGTGTGCTATTTTATCTGTACATAAATGTGATACACATATCAGTATTGAAGCATTTAATGCATTGAGTATGTAATGTGCCTTCCGGACGGGGGATGAACGGGCATGCTGCGTTGGCCCTGCGCTGTGGCAAATTCCGGATGCTGCTGCAGTGCTGGCTGCCGGGGTGCCTGTGTGGCGTGCTCCCCAGGCTGTCGCGAAGTCAACTATGGGGAGGCGTCTTCAGGATTGATCACTGTGAATGATCCAAGGACTGCTGGGTCCAACTGTACAGGCTCAATTCAGCACAAGCGACAGCTCAACTCCCGTGGCTGGTCAGGTAACCGTTGGCCAACAAAAACCATCCCAGAGTTGAACTTCTTTCAAACTGTTAACAGAGCTAAAATACTGTGGGATCTTGGTGCTAAACCAAATATTTGCAGTATTGTCCCAAAAAGTGAACGAACTAATCATCTTCTTACAGGTTCTAATCTAGATTTCCTCTGTTTGTCGGAGACATGGCTTCATAAAAACCACCCATGGCTATAATGCCATTAGGAGagatatggcgcttttccattgcatagtaccccacggtttagtttagtttagtttgggtcgggtcagctcacctcactttggtgtggttagcttttccatcgagtttagtatcacttcggagtgggaggtaTTATatgcgtgtcgttatatttgcgctgcctactgctgtgacatcctacaagtgagagcgtcgttgtacattcccatacatttattatttctccaccacaaatagatgtttgcacatcgcgtttatcactacctctgtatcacatgacagttgCTGTCCAAACAACCGtgcatataatgctgacgtgctcgtcgcgaatgttccgccacaaactgcaagtttggaaaaaactgttatgatgtccctgattctcaacctgtggatgtttttcatcgctaaaagggagtttgggaacttatagcagagcacagatgacaacatgtttgctcgagacagcgcaagctagcactaaagctaatcttttacattatagcgatgacgctggtagtgacgaatCTCTCAGAACAATCAAACAAAACTACAGATTGACGGACATATATTCACTTAGAAATAAGGTAACAAAGGACATCCCAGTGGCAAAAGCTAATTTCTTTGTAAGTTTGATAGGGGAAGCTAAGGGAAATCCCAAACAAATCTgggacaataaaaaaaatcactggaAAACTGCCTAATGACATAACAGAACAGCTAGAAATTAACGACAACGGCTGCCTGCTAAAAGGAGCTGTTGAAACAACAACACTGCTTGACTCTTATTTTGTGAGCTCTGTACTTCAAGATTTACCTTCTAGAGATGTCTCTCAACCGGTCTTTCCCTAACAAATGTAACTGAATCTGTAGTTAGAACAACTTTGAATTCTCTTAAAAATTCCAAATCTAAGGATGTTTTTGGACTGGATGTCATGCTTATAAAAAGCCATATCGataccttaaaggcggagtccacgatgtttgaaagccaatgttgatatttgaaatcacccaaactaacacgcccctaccccaatacaatctggaccttctgttgatagacctgccccacacatatgcaacccggcatttgatttgatttgattggctataagtgtgttttggtagtcggcccgtctcctgtTCCAActcgtttttcaaacatcgtggactccgcctttaattaggCCCATAACAAAGTTATGCCTCAATTAGAGAAGGGAAATTTCCGAAAGATCGGAAATCAGCTATAGTTGTCCCAATCTAAAAACGGGGGACCCGCCTGATATGAGTAACTACAGACCTATTAGTATTTTACCAGTTGTTTCAAAAATTGTGGAGAAATGTGTTGTTGAACAAATTACCAATCATCTCAACACTAGCCCTTACACACTGCATTCTATGCAATTTGGTTTTAGAGTAAATCATTCAACTGAGACAGCAAATTGCTTCCTTTTGGAGAACATCAAACTTTAACTAGATAAAAGAGGTGGTGTTGTATTCCTTGATGTTAAATATCCTTTTGATACTGTCAGTAATCTCAACAAATACTCATTTCCAGATTAGCCAATTTTAATTTCCCAACAAACGCGCTAAACTGGATAAAGCCTTATCTTGCAGATAGGGTTCAGTGTGTAAGAGTGGGTAATGAAACATCACCTTTTCTGATCAATGAGATGGGTGTGCCACAGGGTTCAATTTTAGGACCTCTTTTGTTTAGCCTATATGTAAATGAATTGCCATCAATTGTACAGGATGTGAAGTTCAGATGTATGCAGATGATACCGTAATATACGTccatgcaaaaaaacaaaaaaagatgcaactCTTAAAGTTAACTCAACCAtggaaaatatgaaaatataactatATGGCTTGAAAACTATCACCTGTGTCTAAATGTAactgtttgcatgtttttcTCAAAGACATACTCCGCCTCAGACTGTGAGCACAAAGTCTATGTGTCTGGTGAGAATACTCAAGTTGTCTCTCATGTCAAATATCTTGGTATCATCTTTGACTCCAACTTGTCTTTCAAGAAACAAGTGGAAAACCGAATAACTAAATACAATATCGCCAACTTTAGGTATATAAGACGCTACCTTACAACTTCAGCAGCAAAgttatatttaaatgattcaatgATTATTCCTCATCTAACATATTGTATGGCAAGCTGGACGCAAGCAAAAAACGCAACCCTGAAACctgttttttgtctttataAACAGGCACTGAAAGTGCTAGACAGAATAGGCAACACGTATCATTATTGTAAAATTCTTCACAAATATGACATCCTTAGTTGGGGAAATTTGATTAAATACAATGCACCTAATTTATAAGATCCTGAATGGTAAAGCTCCTCCACCACTAAATTCTTTTATTATACAAAAAATTTGAATAATTGAACCACTCGGTCAGTTCTGAGAGGGGACTGTAAAAACCCCTTACAGGTCCAGCTCCTTCAGTCAGTTGTGCTTTTCTGTTAGAGCCTCAAATACGTGGAATACTCTACAAAATTAAATAAGAAATTGTACTACATATCATCATTTTCAAAAAGTCTCAAGGCTCTTGGATAGTCAGACATGTGAACACTTTTAATCacctaatattttttatactatAGTTGTTTTAGGCGGAGTTGCTGCTAACCTACTTGAGGCTTTTTATAACATGCCCTGTATCCATTTTTATATGTCCCACATCTTATGGATAAGTATGAAGAATTTCTGTTTTGATGTGTAGATATGCTAATGTTTTGCTGCCTTCTGTAGCTCTGCAAGGCAACCTATAGACATCTTATTCTGTTGGCCTAGCTGTCTGTTTGGTGTTTTGTTGAATTTTATATGTATAGTTTTTAACCTGTATAAATTGTCTTGCTGCTTCTTGCTGTTCTCATCTATAAACATCTGGCCAAAGGACTACAGTTGAAAATTAGCCAGCTGGCTAACACTGGcacatttacagaaataaaaaatctgtatttACTCAGTAAAATGTACAATATTATTTGAAATGTTTCTGATCCCTGTGAAAGGTGTCAAATCGGTTGAAATGTAAATATGCgaaaaatcatgaaaatgtgATCTATCAGCTGTATTATGATATGTTTAATGTATTGAGTCACAATGCTGGAGAAATAAATGCAGTATTAAAATATCTAaatctgcaatgtctaatgtcTGATATTATCATACAATCTTTTGCATTTATACAttgtatttgtatattttgctcTGAATTGTAGTAAAACTAGTCTATTCTCTTTATATAATGACAGATTGTCTGGTTATCCACAGTATAAAGGATAAACCACCACATAATGTAAAGCCAACATAAAATACGCTGTCAAACACATTGTGGGAAGTCAAAATGGAAGATACTGTACAGATCTGATAAACAAAACCTTCTTGCTCTGCTAACAATGTAAGGCGTTGTTTTATGGCTGAACGATATCTGGATAGATATGAAAAATTAGTGACTTTTTCCTCATGCGACTGTCTGGCTCCGTCTCTGCTTGACCAGTACCATCACTCATGTTGAAGCAAATGGAAAAATGGTTGCTCTCCAGGCATTGCagggatagctgcccactgctgtTTCGAGTATGGGTTTCATTATTGACAAGAATGTCACGCTTTCACTTTCGATAACACAATGACATAACAGAAATGGAAATACGGAAAATGGAgtgaaaacaaaaatgaaaaaggttAAAAACTAAAACTATAAAAACTATTTGATTCTTCATAGTGGCCACTTTTTTAGGTCATGCTCTATCATTCTGTAAAGCAACTACTGGTATACAGATGTTACTGTagtagagagagaaagacagaaaaattgcaaatttttgtgatttactgttttctgcataaaatcatcctgcatattgtaaataacattctgtaaaaatataaaaataatacaaatttaaatcaatcaaatcaatgattgaaatcacaCTTTGATGCTACTAATCTCATTGTTAGATTACTTTAGCTtgcatttcacagacagggtcacaaatgttaggaattttattgcattttattttaatggatTCACCAGTTGACATACATTTGTTTACAATTTGTAGCCTACACTTAGCCTGgtgcaaccagactctcgtacattcatttcatttgtacagagagtctggccacgctccattgtaaagcgttacttccgttaaggagggtcctctgttgaagtttaaaactattggatctgcccagagtcactctgaatctgccataaccaatcgctaacgtttggtcgtgacgtatgtcactcagtctggcgcacgacctcaacgtctgcATCTTCTTAGCCACTCCccgctgttcgctgattggacctgcagatttttgccagagaaaacaaaactctacacagcagtacCAGACGTTcttctgaagcgaaatgaaaattaagcggaagaatgtaggagggcggagccaggctagccTACCACATAGGCTATAGACAGATGCATTGGACGCACTTGCGGTAACGCAATTACGCATGTGgacggaactttacttccggtctctgtttgtttaatggtctggctagtggcttaactgaactcttgaacataTACCTCATTGAATAtagcaaatgttttggtttcctaaagacgaggggagacggcGATCATGGATTACTGCTATTTGATGGTTTGCCGGTCGATAAGATTGCAtacattatagtacacattttacacagtaacgttagctcagtgtagatTAGattttgatacgctttagctatgatttgaactaaagtaatctatgtgttgtttattttgcttgtgatgagaaataaactaaattaaaagaactttgttgttattaattctttgtggagtttaccggaagttacgtttgttccacaaaagccgtttgtttatgttgttactgctgaaactgtcaaTACACTAGATAATGATCGGATTCTAGGATGTTATAATTAAAGTCCAGGAAACAGGCTTTCAGGAATCAGGAAAAGATGTGAT
This window encodes:
- the LOC129429364 gene encoding tumor necrosis factor alpha-induced protein 2-like codes for the protein MELLGELHLEVMVEYVRQMMKRKLKLKGKKQEEAAEFMCQDSRRICSMFANTGSNERWLSEILPRLSEILRLQDPGSLKLEIVALARIYPDLSEQHVVAVLTLKSNLSSSDVCGIKDCLRDNRETQDDQSSPSFFSKVIVKKNIF